Proteins from one Hydrogenivirga caldilitoris genomic window:
- a CDS encoding flagellar basal body P-ring protein FlgI: MACKDICLNIPLLILLLISVTFSERIKDIATIEGNRINYLQGYGLVVGLRGTGDGKATQFTVKSLANALQKMGIVVDPNRITVKNVAAVMVTAKLPPYAKAGMRVDVDVSSIGDAKSLEGGTLLLTPLRGPDGNIYALAQGQLIVGGYEARGRGATQVKNVPTVGRIPNGAVLERDLPFDMKVTEINIILDIPDFTTAKRVQDVINKRFGAPIATAVDSATVKVNVPEGLNPVDFLAEVENLEVSTSQVAKVVIDSRSGTIVLGGGVRINPVAVAVGSLVVKVKEMPEVSQPPPFSGGETKVVPRTEIEVVEEDRRLVPIKGATVQELVNSLNKIGATPREIISVLQAIKEAGALKAKLEVL, translated from the coding sequence ATGGCTTGCAAGGATATTTGCCTTAATATTCCCCTTCTGATACTGCTCCTTATATCCGTTACCTTTTCCGAGAGGATAAAGGATATAGCAACCATAGAGGGCAACAGGATTAACTACCTCCAAGGCTACGGGTTGGTAGTGGGACTCAGGGGAACCGGAGACGGAAAGGCAACTCAGTTTACAGTAAAGAGCTTGGCAAACGCCCTTCAGAAGATGGGCATAGTTGTTGACCCTAACAGAATAACTGTAAAGAACGTAGCAGCGGTAATGGTCACCGCAAAACTCCCCCCTTACGCCAAGGCTGGCATGAGGGTTGATGTGGACGTATCCTCAATTGGTGATGCCAAGAGTCTGGAAGGAGGAACGCTACTTCTGACTCCTTTGAGAGGACCTGATGGTAACATATACGCCCTTGCTCAGGGGCAGTTGATAGTCGGAGGGTATGAAGCGAGGGGAAGGGGGGCAACACAGGTTAAAAACGTGCCAACCGTTGGAAGAATACCGAACGGGGCAGTACTTGAAAGGGACCTCCCCTTTGATATGAAGGTAACAGAGATAAACATAATCCTTGATATACCTGATTTTACGACAGCCAAAAGGGTACAGGATGTCATAAACAAGAGGTTTGGCGCACCCATAGCTACAGCTGTTGACAGCGCGACAGTAAAGGTAAACGTGCCCGAGGGTTTAAATCCGGTTGATTTCCTTGCTGAAGTTGAGAACCTTGAGGTAAGCACATCTCAAGTTGCAAAGGTTGTTATAGACAGCAGGTCCGGAACGATAGTGCTCGGGGGAGGAGTCAGAATAAACCCTGTTGCAGTGGCAGTTGGGAGTCTGGTCGTGAAGGTCAAGGAAATGCCGGAAGTATCCCAACCACCTCCCTTTTCAGGGGGTGAGACAAAGGTTGTCCCGAGAACCGAGATAGAGGTGGTTGAGGAGGACAGAAGGCTTGTCCCTATAAAGGGAGCAACCGTCCAGGAGCTGGTAAACTCTCTTAACAAGATAGGTGCCACACCCAGGGAAATAATATCTGTCCTTCAAGCTATAAAAGAAGCCGGGGCTCTAAAGGCTAAATTGGAAGTGTTATGA
- a CDS encoding flagellar basal body L-ring protein FlgH, which yields MASFIVVFTTLLLSCSEKPRDLATYERENPFPQEEYKEKQMRGSLLSKGGWVDLYGENRAAKPGDLIFIYVVESMNAVESLSNQAGRSTAFSNAISSFFGVPQNTLANLGSQAEGKFDTKASSKVQQQGVLTTRLAGRVVKVYPNRTMLIEAKKYIVVNGMKREFVLRGIIRPEDIDSNNTVTSEKIANMEVFLDGKGYMAEGGKPGWLARIFALIFPF from the coding sequence TTGGCTTCATTTATTGTGGTTTTCACAACCCTCCTTTTATCCTGCTCTGAAAAACCAAGGGACCTGGCAACCTATGAACGGGAAAACCCCTTCCCTCAAGAAGAGTATAAGGAGAAACAGATGCGCGGTAGCTTGCTTTCAAAGGGAGGATGGGTTGACCTCTACGGGGAAAACAGGGCAGCAAAACCGGGAGACCTCATTTTTATATACGTGGTGGAGAGTATGAACGCCGTGGAGAGTTTATCCAATCAGGCAGGTAGGTCTACAGCGTTCTCCAACGCTATTAGCTCCTTCTTTGGTGTGCCCCAGAACACACTTGCCAACTTAGGTAGCCAGGCAGAGGGTAAGTTTGATACTAAAGCTTCAAGCAAGGTGCAACAGCAGGGTGTACTGACTACAAGACTCGCAGGCAGAGTGGTAAAAGTTTACCCGAACAGGACGATGTTAATAGAAGCGAAGAAGTATATAGTGGTGAACGGTATGAAGAGAGAGTTTGTCCTGAGGGGCATAATAAGACCGGAGGATATAGACAGCAATAATACGGTAACCAGCGAGAAAATTGCCAACATGGAGGTCTTTTTAGACGGTAAGGGTTACATGGCTGAGGGAGGTAAGCCCGGATGGCTTGCAAGGATATTTGCCTTAATATTCCCCTTCTGA
- the fabG gene encoding 3-oxoacyl-[acyl-carrier-protein] reductase, translating to MISLSGKIALVTGSTRGIGKATAYKLAEAGATVIVTGRSEDRAKEVAKEIAGNTKANTYGVGLDIGSKESIEEALRKINEEVGSVDILVNNAGVNRDTLFIRMKYEDWDEIIRVNLTGTFLVTQLVVKGMLKKRWGRVINMSSVVAFIGNVGQANYSAAKAGLVGFTKTLAKELAPRNITVNAIAPGFIETDMTENLPEEIKQGFLSQIPMNRFGTAEDVANVVLFIASDLSSYMTGEVIHVNGGLF from the coding sequence ATGATAAGTCTCTCTGGGAAAATAGCTCTTGTTACGGGTTCAACTCGCGGTATAGGCAAGGCTACAGCCTACAAACTCGCTGAGGCTGGAGCTACCGTAATAGTTACGGGTAGGAGTGAGGATAGGGCTAAGGAGGTTGCTAAAGAGATTGCAGGGAACACAAAGGCTAACACCTACGGGGTAGGCTTAGATATAGGTTCAAAGGAATCCATAGAAGAGGCTTTAAGGAAGATAAACGAAGAGGTTGGGAGCGTTGATATCCTTGTGAACAACGCAGGAGTTAACAGAGACACGCTCTTTATAAGGATGAAGTATGAAGACTGGGACGAGATAATAAGGGTTAACCTTACGGGCACCTTTCTCGTGACTCAGTTAGTGGTAAAGGGTATGCTCAAGAAGAGGTGGGGCAGGGTCATAAACATGTCCTCGGTGGTTGCCTTCATAGGCAACGTTGGCCAGGCAAACTATTCAGCGGCAAAGGCAGGACTTGTTGGCTTCACCAAAACCCTTGCAAAGGAGCTTGCTCCAAGGAATATAACCGTGAATGCGATAGCACCGGGGTTCATAGAGACAGACATGACCGAGAACCTGCCTGAGGAGATAAAGCAGGGTTTTCTCAGCCAGATACCTATGAACAGGTTCGGTACAGCTGAGGACGTTGCCAACGTTGTTCTTTTTATAGCTTCGGACCTGTCCAGTTACATGACGGGTGAGGTAATACATGTCAATGGCGGTCTTTTTTAA
- the acpP gene encoding acyl carrier protein, whose translation MAIEERIKEIIADQLGVEQEKIVPEAKFVEDLGADSLDVVELIMAFEEEFGIEIPDEDAEKIQTVGDVINYLKEKVG comes from the coding sequence ATGGCTATTGAGGAGAGAATCAAGGAGATCATAGCTGACCAGCTTGGCGTTGAGCAGGAGAAGATAGTTCCCGAGGCTAAGTTCGTTGAGGACCTCGGAGCCGACTCCCTTGACGTTGTGGAGCTCATAATGGCTTTTGAAGAGGAGTTCGGTATAGAGATACCCGATGAAGATGCTGAGAAGATACAGACGGTGGGGGACGTGATTAACTACCTTAAAGAAAAGGTGGGTTAA
- the fabF gene encoding beta-ketoacyl-ACP synthase II, protein MRRRVVVTGLGAVTPIGTGVDKFWTNLVKGVSGIDHIKSFDPAEFGLNVTIAGEVKDFDPMNFLDKKEASRLSIFVHYAVAAAEEAILDSGIKEAGYDPLKIGVIIGTGIGGLRDIEREHTVITQKGARRVSPFFIPYGISNMGAGYVAIRHGFKGPNYCVVSACATGNHSIGDAFRMIQAGDIDAAIAGGTEAAITPLGVAGFAVMRALSTRNDEPQKASRPFDRDRDGFVMGEGAGILVLEEYERAKARGAKIYAELVGYGATDDAYHITAPHECGEGAYECMRLALEDAGLNPDEIDYINAHGTSTPLNDKIETLAIKQLFKEHAYKLKISSNKSMIGHLLGAAGAVEAVASVKTIETGLIPPTINLENPDPECDLDYVPNEAVKANVRTVLSNSFGFGGTNACLIFKKCEDV, encoded by the coding sequence ATGAGAAGGAGAGTAGTCGTAACCGGACTCGGTGCTGTTACCCCTATAGGTACGGGCGTTGATAAGTTCTGGACTAACCTTGTGAAAGGGGTAAGTGGGATAGACCACATAAAGAGTTTTGACCCGGCTGAGTTTGGCTTGAACGTAACCATAGCCGGAGAGGTCAAGGACTTTGACCCTATGAACTTCCTTGATAAAAAAGAGGCGAGCAGGCTTTCCATATTTGTCCATTACGCTGTCGCTGCGGCGGAAGAAGCCATACTGGATAGCGGAATAAAGGAAGCTGGCTATGACCCACTTAAGATAGGTGTAATAATCGGTACAGGAATAGGAGGACTCAGAGACATAGAGAGGGAACATACGGTTATCACCCAGAAGGGGGCAAGAAGGGTGTCCCCCTTCTTCATACCTTACGGGATATCCAATATGGGAGCCGGATACGTAGCCATAAGACATGGCTTTAAAGGACCTAACTACTGTGTCGTGTCCGCCTGTGCCACGGGAAACCACTCAATAGGTGATGCCTTCCGTATGATACAGGCAGGTGATATTGATGCCGCTATAGCCGGTGGAACGGAGGCGGCTATAACCCCCCTTGGAGTAGCAGGTTTTGCCGTCATGCGAGCACTCTCCACGCGGAACGATGAGCCTCAAAAGGCTTCAAGACCTTTTGATAGGGACAGGGACGGATTCGTTATGGGAGAAGGGGCAGGGATTCTCGTGCTTGAAGAGTATGAGCGTGCAAAAGCCAGGGGTGCCAAGATATACGCCGAACTCGTTGGCTACGGTGCAACCGATGATGCCTACCACATAACAGCACCTCATGAGTGCGGAGAGGGTGCCTATGAATGTATGAGACTTGCCCTTGAAGACGCAGGTCTGAATCCGGATGAGATAGACTACATCAACGCCCATGGTACTTCTACGCCGTTGAACGATAAGATAGAAACTCTCGCGATAAAACAGCTCTTCAAAGAGCACGCTTACAAACTCAAGATAAGCTCCAACAAGTCTATGATAGGACACCTGTTGGGGGCTGCCGGAGCCGTTGAAGCGGTTGCTTCGGTCAAAACCATTGAGACAGGACTGATACCGCCCACCATAAATCTGGAAAACCCAGACCCAGAGTGCGACCTTGACTACGTTCCGAACGAAGCCGTTAAAGCTAACGTCAGGACGGTCCTTTCCAACTCCTTTGGTTTCGGTGGGACCAACGCCTGCCTCATATTCAAGAAATGCGAGGATGTTTGA
- the rnc gene encoding ribonuclease III: MFEEIEERIGYTFKNKELLQQAFTHVSYARDTGLPHYETLEFLGDALLNFIVVDMLVREFPRKREGTLASLKAYLISEEFFNELANELELPKYILISRGKKNVSIVGDVFEALWAAVYVDSGRDCGLVKELFNRLFRDRIVETVKRQKIKKDYKTMLQEITQKMWRERPTYRVVSVEGPEHAKTFTVESSIKGLSAIGHGKSKKEAEQEAAKKLMEKLQNEG; the protein is encoded by the coding sequence ATGTTTGAAGAGATTGAAGAGCGTATAGGTTACACCTTCAAAAACAAGGAGCTCTTACAGCAAGCCTTCACCCATGTTTCCTACGCCCGCGATACAGGTTTACCCCATTACGAAACCCTTGAATTCCTTGGGGATGCCCTTCTGAATTTTATAGTGGTTGATATGCTTGTAAGAGAGTTTCCAAGAAAGAGGGAGGGGACGCTCGCTTCCCTTAAAGCCTATTTAATAAGCGAAGAGTTCTTTAACGAGCTTGCCAACGAACTTGAGCTTCCAAAGTACATACTCATAAGCAGAGGGAAGAAGAACGTATCAATAGTTGGGGACGTTTTTGAAGCTCTGTGGGCAGCGGTGTATGTGGACAGCGGGAGGGACTGCGGTCTCGTGAAGGAGCTTTTTAACAGGCTTTTCAGAGATAGGATTGTAGAAACGGTTAAGAGACAGAAGATAAAGAAGGATTACAAAACAATGCTCCAGGAGATAACCCAGAAGATGTGGAGGGAGAGACCAACCTATAGGGTTGTGAGCGTTGAGGGACCTGAGCACGCTAAGACCTTCACCGTTGAAAGTTCAATAAAAGGTTTGAGTGCCATAGGGCACGGTAAGAGCAAAAAAGAAGCTGAACAGGAAGCTGCAAAGAAGCTCATGGAAAAGCTTCAGAACGAAGGTTGA
- a CDS encoding ATP-binding cassette domain-containing protein: protein MDAKLIVSFRKEFPRIRIEGEFEFERGFNVILGPSGCGKTTTFRIICGLENPDEGFIRCCEEVFLDTRKDIYLPPQKRRLGVVFQEDNLLPHLSVKENIEFATRKAGGKVENIDELIEHFGLEALKDKKPKELSGGEKQRVAIVRALASNPRALLMDEPFSSLDFRRKMSIMEFLKGLKFNIPVVIVTHDPFETLFLADKVFIMEKGRKVCEGGRELVEGVFSELLKLSGAQPSF from the coding sequence ATGGACGCTAAGCTGATAGTGAGTTTCAGGAAAGAGTTTCCGCGTATTAGAATTGAGGGGGAGTTTGAATTTGAGCGGGGTTTCAACGTTATACTTGGACCCTCCGGATGTGGAAAGACAACAACCTTCCGCATAATATGCGGTTTGGAGAATCCCGATGAAGGGTTTATAAGATGCTGTGAGGAAGTATTCCTTGACACACGGAAGGACATCTATCTGCCTCCTCAGAAGAGGAGGTTGGGGGTCGTGTTTCAGGAGGATAACCTTCTCCCACATCTGAGCGTTAAAGAGAATATAGAGTTTGCTACCAGAAAGGCAGGGGGCAAAGTGGAGAATATTGATGAGCTTATAGAGCACTTCGGACTTGAAGCACTCAAGGATAAGAAACCCAAGGAGCTTTCCGGAGGAGAAAAACAGAGGGTAGCCATAGTCAGAGCGTTGGCTTCCAACCCAAGAGCGCTTCTCATGGACGAGCCTTTCTCTTCCCTGGATTTCAGGAGGAAGATGAGCATTATGGAATTCCTGAAAGGGTTAAAATTTAACATCCCTGTGGTTATAGTTACCCATGACCCCTTTGAGACTCTATTTCTTGCCGACAAGGTTTTTATCATGGAAAAGGGTAGGAAGGTATGCGAAGGTGGGCGTGAACTTGTAGAGGGTGTATTCTCTGAACTCCTAAAACTATCAGGAGCTCAACCTTCGTTCTGA
- the modB gene encoding molybdate ABC transporter permease subunit — protein MEDALLLSLKLSLLTTLFLLFISFGIAYALAFLSFPGKGVVEVLVLLPIILPPTVLGFYLLSIFNRESPIGSLIETLFGKSLLFSFEGLLVASLVYSLPFGVFPIRDAFQSIHRRHIEIAYVFGYSKYETLMRVILPQSWGGILTACALVFAHTMGEFGVVLMVGGNIPGETQTLSIYIYDEVQSLNYLEAHRASLVLLLVSFISLSIVSFLRKRWTLS, from the coding sequence ATGGAAGACGCACTCCTGCTGAGTTTAAAACTGTCCCTTCTGACAACCCTTTTTCTACTCTTCATCTCCTTTGGAATAGCCTATGCCCTTGCCTTCCTATCTTTCCCCGGCAAGGGTGTCGTGGAAGTTCTGGTCTTACTCCCTATAATATTACCACCCACAGTACTCGGTTTTTATCTGCTTTCCATATTTAACAGGGAGTCTCCTATTGGAAGTCTTATTGAAACTCTTTTTGGAAAATCTCTTCTCTTTTCCTTTGAAGGATTACTTGTAGCTTCCCTGGTTTACTCCCTGCCGTTCGGGGTTTTTCCTATAAGAGACGCGTTTCAGAGTATCCACAGAAGACACATAGAGATAGCTTACGTTTTTGGGTATTCAAAGTACGAGACCCTCATGAGGGTGATACTGCCACAGAGTTGGGGTGGTATTCTTACAGCCTGTGCGCTTGTCTTTGCCCACACGATGGGAGAGTTTGGGGTTGTTCTCATGGTGGGAGGTAACATCCCTGGGGAAACCCAGACGCTGTCAATCTATATATACGATGAAGTTCAATCGCTAAACTACCTGGAGGCGCACAGGGCTTCGTTAGTGCTTCTCTTGGTATCCTTTATCTCTTTGAGCATAGTATCCTTTTTGAGGAAGAGATGGACGCTAAGCTGA
- the modA gene encoding molybdate ABC transporter substrate-binding protein: MRLLITLLIWTSLGLSQTLHIAAASSMMHFLERVADFFKIENPGVELKLSYGSSGNLYRKILAGAPYDVFISANELYPKKLSEAGKAFNPVIFAKGKLVLISLKFEVKDIESLELAKNIAVANPKYAPYGRAAIEFLQNTGLYDRFKGKLVYGSNIAQAFQFVVSGGADAGIVPLSLVLAYGRGSYYLVPENTYSPVLHVAVITDKGSKNELSERFLSFLTSDRVKELLKEFGFEVP, from the coding sequence ATGAGACTCCTAATAACGCTACTTATATGGACTTCCCTTGGTTTGTCCCAAACTCTCCATATAGCCGCAGCTTCCAGTATGATGCACTTCTTGGAGAGGGTAGCCGACTTCTTCAAGATTGAAAACCCTGGCGTAGAACTTAAACTATCATACGGTTCTTCGGGAAATTTATACAGGAAGATTCTGGCAGGAGCACCCTACGATGTGTTTATATCGGCAAACGAGTTGTACCCCAAAAAGCTCTCAGAAGCTGGTAAAGCTTTTAATCCTGTCATCTTTGCAAAGGGTAAGTTGGTTCTTATAAGTTTAAAATTTGAAGTTAAGGATATAGAAAGCCTTGAATTGGCTAAAAATATTGCTGTAGCAAATCCAAAATACGCCCCTTACGGAAGGGCAGCCATTGAGTTCCTCCAAAACACAGGCTTGTACGACAGGTTTAAAGGTAAGCTTGTGTACGGTTCAAACATAGCACAGGCTTTTCAGTTCGTGGTTTCCGGTGGAGCAGATGCCGGAATAGTTCCCCTATCTCTTGTACTTGCTTACGGCAGGGGAAGTTACTATTTAGTCCCTGAAAACACTTACAGCCCGGTGTTGCATGTGGCGGTCATAACCGATAAGGGCAGCAAGAATGAACTCTCAGAGAGGTTTTTAAGTTTCTTAACCTCAGATAGGGTTAAAGAGCTCCTTAAAGAGTTCGGCTTTGAGGTGCCGTGA